In Candidatus Nitronauta litoralis, one DNA window encodes the following:
- a CDS encoding sterol desaturase family protein, which yields MSMDQIRLSIFIGVFLLMLVLEQFIQRHPTVDSKARRLAINLGLTLLNTGLVKLIFGAAAAGVAAYAQSKGWGLLNILNVPAGLNILISVIVLDFSIYWQHVLVHTVPLFWRFHIVHHSDLDLDVSSGFRFHPLEIVFSMLYKMLVVLLLGPSVIGVVVFEAILNGMAQFSHSNITLPLGLDRALRYLLVTPDMHRIHHSVERDETDSNYGFNLSIWDRWFGTYNDHGRKPQPEIDIGVPQFRKPNEVSFGKLISMPVQVRFSQPN from the coding sequence ATGAGCATGGATCAAATCCGGTTGAGTATTTTTATCGGTGTTTTCTTGCTGATGCTCGTCCTGGAACAGTTTATTCAACGCCATCCCACAGTCGACTCCAAAGCCAGGCGTCTGGCTATCAATCTTGGGCTGACACTCCTCAATACGGGGCTGGTGAAACTGATTTTTGGTGCCGCCGCGGCAGGGGTTGCGGCTTATGCCCAGTCAAAAGGGTGGGGGCTGCTCAACATTCTTAATGTCCCGGCCGGGCTCAATATTCTTATATCGGTTATCGTCCTTGATTTTTCCATATACTGGCAGCACGTGCTGGTGCATACCGTACCGTTGTTCTGGCGATTCCATATAGTGCATCATTCCGACCTTGACCTGGATGTCTCCTCCGGTTTCCGGTTTCATCCTTTGGAAATCGTTTTTTCAATGCTTTATAAAATGCTGGTGGTCCTTTTGCTGGGACCTTCTGTCATCGGTGTTGTGGTGTTTGAAGCGATTTTAAATGGTATGGCCCAGTTTTCTCATTCGAATATCACCCTGCCTCTGGGGCTGGACCGAGCCCTGCGTTATTTATTGGTAACGCCTGACATGCACCGGATTCATCATTCGGTTGAGCGTGATGAAACGGATTCCAATTATGGGTTCAATCTTTCTATCTGGGACCGTTGGTTTGGAACTTACAATGATCATGGGAGAAAACCGCAGCCTGAAATCGACATCGGTGTACCGCAATTTCGAAAACCCAACGAGGTGTCCTTTGGTAAACTGATTTCCATGCCCGTTCAGGTTCGATTTAGTCAGCCGAATTGA
- a CDS encoding Hsp20/alpha crystallin family protein — MTLVTYEPKHFLSDFFGNEGFFPKGLKDPFYGNPAGDLKVNVSEDEHGYHMSAVVPGWKEDEVHLEVNDDVLTLRGNHEEKTEEDKSEFKMREFVRRSFERSFRLGDHVDQDQISAKLEEGILNIHLPKKEEVKPKTQRIKIN; from the coding sequence ATGACACTTGTAACTTATGAACCAAAACATTTTTTGAGCGATTTCTTTGGAAACGAAGGCTTTTTTCCGAAAGGCCTCAAGGACCCGTTTTATGGAAACCCGGCAGGAGACTTAAAGGTCAACGTCAGTGAAGACGAACACGGCTACCACATGTCAGCCGTTGTCCCGGGTTGGAAAGAGGATGAGGTCCATCTGGAAGTTAACGACGACGTCCTGACACTTCGCGGAAACCACGAAGAAAAAACAGAAGAGGACAAATCAGAATTCAAGATGCGTGAATTTGTGCGCCGCAGTTTTGAAAGGAGCTTCCGTCTGGGAGACCATGTCGATCAGGATCAGATCTCCGCCAAGCTGGAGGAAGGCATCCTGAATATACACCTGCCCAAAAAAGAGGAAGTTAAACCAAAAACTCAGCGAATTAAAATCAATTAA